From Haloarcula sp. CBA1127, a single genomic window includes:
- a CDS encoding amino acid ABC transporter ATP-binding protein, whose product MTQPLLSIDDLHKSYGSEEVLEGVGLEMDQGDVTVLIGPSGSGKSTLLRCVNRLTEINSGRIALDGDDVTGADTDVNELRKQVGMVFQDFNLFAHLTALENVTLGPKKVLGMDAADAEAAGRNHLEQVGLLEQADSYPAELSGGQKQRVGIARALAMDPELLLFDEPTSALDPELVGEVVEVMRDLAAEGITMLVVSHEMDFARSAASDIVFLDDGEIVEHGPPEQLFQNPTADRTEQFLSRLHAHEETA is encoded by the coding sequence ATGACACAGCCATTACTCTCAATCGACGATCTGCACAAGTCCTACGGGAGCGAAGAAGTACTGGAAGGCGTTGGCCTCGAGATGGACCAAGGCGACGTGACAGTCCTCATCGGTCCCAGCGGTTCGGGCAAATCCACGTTGCTCCGATGTGTGAACCGGCTAACCGAGATCAACAGTGGCCGGATTGCGCTCGATGGGGACGACGTGACTGGGGCAGACACCGACGTCAACGAACTCCGAAAGCAGGTCGGCATGGTGTTTCAGGATTTCAACCTCTTTGCGCACCTGACCGCGCTCGAAAACGTCACGCTCGGCCCGAAAAAAGTACTCGGCATGGACGCTGCTGACGCCGAGGCGGCCGGACGGAACCACCTCGAACAGGTCGGACTGCTGGAACAGGCGGACTCCTACCCCGCTGAACTCTCCGGCGGGCAGAAACAGCGTGTCGGCATCGCGCGCGCACTCGCGATGGACCCGGAACTGCTGCTGTTCGACGAGCCGACCAGCGCCCTCGACCCCGAACTCGTCGGTGAGGTCGTCGAGGTGATGCGCGACCTCGCAGCGGAGGGCATCACGATGCTCGTCGTCAGTCACGAGATGGACTTCGCCCGGTCGGCCGCGTCTGACATCGTGTTCCTCGACGACGGCGAGATCGTCGAACACGGCCCACCGGAGCAACTGTTCCAGAACCCCACAGCGGACCGAACCGAACAGTTCCTGAGCAGATTGCACGCACACGAGGAGACGGCATGA
- a CDS encoding amino acid ABC transporter permease, whose product MAALLLQAADWQFVVDNMGLLLGGTVVTIALTVASILLGFVVGFPAGAIEVYGSDRSRRLVEQVGVVLRGTPLLVIIMILYFGLSISSSAFVTATIALGLRSAAYQSQIFRGALQSVDDGQLEAARAVAMSRFEAIRHVVVPQALRRSVPGFQNEFTIVLKDTSIAIVIGIGELLTTGQNLYEGGQSTAALEIFLAVSLVYFVLTFATNRSLDRLSDYYAVPEGTT is encoded by the coding sequence ATGGCAGCACTCCTACTCCAGGCCGCCGACTGGCAGTTCGTCGTCGACAACATGGGCCTGTTGCTCGGGGGGACAGTCGTCACTATCGCGCTCACCGTAGCCAGCATTCTCTTGGGATTCGTCGTCGGGTTTCCGGCCGGTGCGATAGAAGTGTACGGCTCGGACAGATCCCGGCGGCTGGTCGAACAGGTCGGGGTTGTCCTCCGTGGTACCCCGCTGCTGGTCATCATTATGATCCTGTACTTCGGCCTCTCTATCTCCAGTAGCGCGTTCGTCACGGCGACTATCGCACTCGGCCTCCGGAGCGCCGCCTACCAGTCTCAGATCTTCCGCGGTGCGCTCCAGAGCGTCGACGACGGGCAGCTGGAAGCGGCACGCGCCGTCGCGATGTCCCGATTCGAAGCGATTCGGCACGTCGTCGTCCCGCAGGCACTCCGTCGGAGCGTTCCGGGATTCCAGAACGAGTTTACCATCGTCCTCAAGGACACAAGCATTGCCATCGTCATCGGTATTGGCGAACTGCTGACGACGGGCCAGAACCTCTACGAAGGCGGACAATCGACCGCAGCGCTGGAGATATTCCTCGCCGTCAGCCTCGTCTACTTCGTGCTGACGTTCGCGACAAACCGGTCGCTCGACAGACTCAGCGACTACTACGCAGTACCGGAGGGAACGACATGA
- a CDS encoding basic amino acid ABC transporter substrate-binding protein, translating into MPREARVDRRRYLQAIGGTVATLSVAGCQSGSGDSQTLTAGTAPGFPPFEMKQDGELVGFDVELLEAVVAATEYELSGWEELEFKSLIPALNNGNVDVVAAGMTINDDRDEAIDFSDPYYSSNQAIIVRESGSFSPSSLEDLSGATVGAQKGTTGESVIKDQLIEAGTIPESQYNAYGNYVLAVEDLLNENVDVIIIDVPVANSFVADRPIKSAFVHETGEQFGFGIQSGNDDLADALNSGLTTVEDDGTYRDLTEKWFGQK; encoded by the coding sequence ATGCCACGAGAGGCACGCGTAGACAGACGGAGGTATCTGCAGGCAATCGGTGGCACTGTCGCGACCCTGTCGGTCGCTGGCTGTCAATCGGGCAGCGGGGACTCACAGACGCTCACCGCGGGCACAGCGCCGGGCTTTCCGCCGTTTGAGATGAAACAGGACGGCGAACTCGTCGGCTTCGACGTCGAGTTGCTGGAGGCCGTTGTCGCGGCGACGGAGTACGAACTGAGCGGCTGGGAAGAACTGGAGTTCAAATCACTCATCCCAGCGCTGAACAACGGTAACGTCGACGTCGTCGCGGCGGGCATGACTATCAACGACGACCGTGACGAAGCGATCGATTTCTCCGACCCGTACTACAGTTCGAATCAGGCCATCATCGTCCGGGAGAGCGGGTCGTTCTCGCCGTCGTCGCTAGAGGATCTCTCCGGGGCGACGGTCGGGGCACAGAAGGGGACGACTGGTGAATCCGTCATCAAAGACCAGCTCATCGAAGCGGGGACGATTCCGGAGTCTCAGTACAACGCGTACGGCAACTACGTGCTCGCCGTCGAGGATTTGCTGAACGAAAACGTCGACGTCATCATCATCGACGTCCCCGTCGCGAACTCGTTCGTGGCAGATCGCCCGATCAAGTCCGCGTTCGTCCACGAAACCGGCGAGCAGTTCGGCTTCGGGATTCAGTCCGGTAACGATGACCTCGCGGACGCGCTCAACAGCGGGCTGACCACCGTTGAGGACGACGGGACGTACCGTGACCTGACCGAGAAGTGGTTCGGACAGAAGTGA
- a CDS encoding aminotransferase class III-fold pyridoxal phosphate-dependent enzyme, which produces MDRDTAEPRVDSLPGPRSSEWVEYHHETAAPSTYVYDFVWDITEDAIGPFCTDADGNVLLDFTCHVAASPLGYNNPKVLDRADEFDMVDPLKIAGQDFYVSTGGSPDETSLPGPAHLMDRLTDITSHYDFDTVFLSNSGAEAVENAMKICYDNCETPKYGITFDGAFHGRTLGALSLNRSKSVYRRKFPELSGIHDVEYSEAGVERLRSKLDADTGHIPPEEVAFLILEPIQGEGGYRVPSPEFLSAVDDLCQEHDIPIIADEIQSGAGRTGEMWAVDHYDIEPDVITSAKALRVGATISRSDIFPSETSRLSSTWGAGDILGSMRGALTLAAIEDHDLLDNAAEKGTYFMDRLREISADRQLVEDVRGLGLMIALEFDTADRRDAVMETALQHGLLTLGCGQKSLRLLPPLDVTERELELCLDILDSVFTEVADPVASA; this is translated from the coding sequence ATGGACCGCGATACTGCGGAGCCGCGTGTCGATAGCCTTCCTGGCCCACGGAGCAGCGAGTGGGTCGAGTACCACCACGAAACCGCCGCGCCGAGCACGTACGTGTATGATTTCGTCTGGGACATCACTGAGGACGCAATCGGTCCGTTCTGTACAGACGCGGACGGCAACGTCCTGCTCGATTTCACCTGCCACGTCGCCGCGTCGCCGCTCGGCTACAACAACCCGAAAGTGCTCGACCGGGCCGACGAGTTCGACATGGTCGACCCGCTGAAAATCGCCGGCCAGGACTTCTACGTCAGCACCGGGGGCTCGCCCGACGAAACGTCGCTGCCGGGTCCTGCTCACCTGATGGATCGGTTGACCGACATTACTAGCCACTACGACTTCGACACCGTCTTCCTCTCGAACTCCGGCGCAGAGGCCGTCGAGAACGCGATGAAGATCTGTTACGACAACTGCGAGACGCCGAAGTACGGAATTACCTTCGACGGTGCGTTCCACGGTCGGACCCTGGGAGCGCTCTCGCTGAACCGTTCGAAGTCCGTCTATCGACGGAAATTCCCCGAACTCAGCGGGATTCACGACGTGGAGTACTCCGAAGCCGGCGTCGAGCGCCTCCGTTCGAAACTCGACGCAGACACCGGCCACATCCCGCCCGAGGAAGTCGCGTTCCTCATCTTAGAGCCGATACAGGGCGAAGGCGGCTATCGCGTCCCGAGCCCCGAGTTCCTCTCGGCCGTCGACGACCTCTGCCAGGAACACGACATCCCGATCATCGCCGACGAAATCCAGTCGGGAGCCGGTCGCACGGGCGAAATGTGGGCCGTCGACCACTACGACATCGAGCCGGATGTCATCACGAGCGCCAAAGCGCTCCGGGTCGGCGCGACCATCTCCCGCTCGGACATCTTCCCGTCGGAAACGTCGCGGCTCTCCTCGACGTGGGGGGCCGGCGATATCCTCGGCTCGATGCGCGGCGCGCTGACGCTTGCCGCTATCGAGGACCACGACCTACTGGACAACGCCGCCGAGAAGGGGACGTACTTCATGGATCGGCTCCGCGAGATCTCGGCGGACCGTCAGCTGGTTGAGGACGTTCGTGGTCTCGGCCTGATGATCGCTCTGGAGTTCGATACGGCCGACCGCCGCGACGCCGTGATGGAAACCGCGCTCCAGCACGGCCTCCTCACGCTCGGCTGTGGCCAGAAATCACTCCGACTCCTCCCGCCACTCGATGTCACCGAGCGCGAACTGGAACTCTGTCTCGACATCCTCGATTCGGTGTTTACCGAGGTTGCAGACCCTGTCGCGTCGGCCTGA
- the rocF gene encoding arginase has protein sequence MSLQSTHSRDHSRPVSPVAVLGVPFALGADRRGVDMGPSAIRYGGLSAALDTAGVDYTDVGDLSPPTLQSQPASADASAKYLDAIAEMTDTLADRVATEIADGSVPLVLGGDHSIAMGTMRGAAQASELGVIWFDAHGDYNTPTTSPSGNVHGMPLAAAHGYGDFAEMPWATAPNVAEENTIIVGARSLDADERAVLRESDISVFTMEDIDRRGIGPVTDEALDIATDGVDDIHVSLDLDWLDPDDAPGVGTPVPGGVTYREAHTAMERVADRDAAESVLRSLDVVEVNPILDQRNTTGERAAELAASAFGKRIL, from the coding sequence ATGTCGCTTCAATCTACCCACTCGCGAGACCACAGTCGCCCAGTGTCACCCGTCGCGGTGCTCGGTGTTCCGTTCGCGCTCGGTGCCGACCGGCGTGGCGTCGACATGGGACCGTCGGCGATTCGTTACGGCGGCCTCAGCGCCGCGCTCGACACGGCCGGCGTCGACTACACTGACGTGGGGGACCTTTCACCGCCGACGCTACAGTCCCAACCGGCGTCCGCCGACGCCAGTGCGAAGTACCTCGATGCTATCGCGGAGATGACCGACACCCTTGCCGACCGGGTGGCGACAGAAATAGCCGACGGGAGCGTCCCGCTGGTGTTAGGCGGTGACCACTCTATCGCGATGGGCACGATGCGCGGTGCGGCTCAGGCGTCCGAACTCGGCGTCATCTGGTTCGACGCGCACGGGGATTACAACACCCCGACGACCTCGCCCAGCGGCAACGTCCACGGGATGCCGCTTGCGGCCGCTCACGGTTACGGCGACTTCGCAGAGATGCCGTGGGCGACCGCCCCAAACGTCGCCGAGGAGAACACCATCATCGTCGGCGCGCGGAGCCTCGATGCCGACGAACGAGCAGTCCTCCGCGAGAGTGACATCTCCGTCTTCACGATGGAAGACATCGACAGGCGGGGTATCGGCCCAGTCACCGACGAAGCGCTCGACATCGCGACCGACGGCGTCGACGATATTCACGTCAGCCTCGACCTCGACTGGCTCGACCCGGACGACGCGCCAGGGGTCGGGACACCAGTCCCAGGCGGCGTCACCTACCGGGAGGCACATACGGCGATGGAACGGGTCGCCGACCGCGACGCCGCCGAATCGGTGCTGCGCTCGCTCGACGTCGTCGAGGTCAATCCCATCCTCGACCAGCGCAACACGACGGGCGAGCGAGCGGCCGAACTCGCCGCCAGCGCGTTCGGCAAGCGGATCCTGTAG